In Vicia villosa cultivar HV-30 ecotype Madison, WI linkage group LG7, Vvil1.0, whole genome shotgun sequence, the DNA window TGTCGAAAACCCCCAAATCAACACCCTGATCTTTGAGTAATAACCTTCACAGTGTTTCCGATGAAACCCAGCTATGATTCTTAATCCAACCATATGTTACAACCAACCTAAATTGAACATTATCAACCAAATCTAAATGGAACCCGAACAATGAATGATTATGTATACTTTGTTTATGTGTGCATATATGAGAGGTTGAATATGATGAGAAATCTTAATATGTGTTTATAATTTCATCAACTTAAAAAAAGATGCTTGTATGATGCATTTATAGTAGTGCAAGTCAGTGGAAAAAGGGATGcctaaaatgtgaaaaagaaacaatttttcataaaaatagcaATATGTGTCAACACATGTAAGTCATGTGTCAACTTATGTAAATACATGTGTCAGCCTATGTAAATACATGTGTCGACCTGTATCaggtcatgtttcgacacattcaaacaaaagctacAGGCTTTAACACTGCAACACATGTGTCGACCTGAAAATCCTATGTGTCAACACATAGACCTACAGACATTAAACTGCAGCACATGTGTCGACCTGAAAcatgcatgtgtcgacacatacacaACATGTGTTGATACATGAGTTAGCACATAGAAACAGAAGCTACAGGCTTTATTATTGCAGCACATGTGTTAACCTATGAATGGTATGTGTTGACACATACGCTTGTGTTTTGAGCAAAAAGTGATTTTTAAAGCTTCCAATTGATTTTTAATGCtatataattcattttttatacatGATACCTTTTTCAAACATGTTATAGGTGCATTATAAGATCCCTAATGCAAAGGTGCACATGTTGACTCGGAGATACCGTTTAATGTACAAAAATGCTAAAATTTTCCTGGTTTTGACATCATTTAAAATATCTAATGGGCAAGTACACTCATAAGAGGATGTTAGTGAAATTTCAGAGGACATTTTGGTACCTGCTACTAAAAGACGTAATAGATTAGTAGGTGGAAAGAAGCTGCCACAAAATGTTTATTGTTGTTCCATTAAACAATGTTTTCTTCCATTTCGAGGAGAGTGTTCTAAAATGGAAGTATGCCTTCCATAGACGAATAACCCTTAAGAGAGAGTTATCTGAAGAAGCCAAAATGTGTTATGAAATAATGGAGTTGTTGAATGACGCACATGTCCTGAAGATTTTGGTTAATGATAGTCTTTGTATCCAAGACTGATAAAAGAGTTCATTGTAAACCTTCCCAAAGTCCATGTTCATGGATATTACTTTGATTTTTATCTTACCATCTTTGATCAATACCTACTAAGAGGAAAAATAAGTATTGTTGATTGTGTTCCTTCACTGAAGATCATTGCTCAAGAGAAAATTGGAAACTTCCATGACGATTAGCCATCCAAAAGTTTATCGACTTCCTTAAACTTAAGTGTCAAATATGCTATTGTGTATAAGATCGGTGTTGCCAACCGGACACTCTCCAACCATGGTTCAGGTTTTATCCCTATAGTCTTGCTAGTTTTCTATATCAAATAGGAAGTAGGGTTGCATTTAATTTTAGGTGATTATATATTTAACTAAGTGGTGAAGTATGTTGAGTCTTATGCTATTAAACTTGACATTAGTTTTTCTTATTCAATCTctgatattttgattaataaaaaacatttattaaataattaataaaactaatttattaCAATATTATATTTTAGATATTAGTAATCTTTTTAATGTGtttggaaatttttttttttgacaaatgtgTTTGAAAAACTTAAAACTAAATTAGTAGTAATTATTTACACAGAGTTTGTTGATAGTAGGAATTAAAGAGTAGCACCAAATTAATGGCGCGTGCAACGAAAACTGGACCCAATCTAGACACATACTTTTCCAAGATTTCGTCACACACTATTGGCGGCGCAATTCCTATGATCTCTCCAAAAactacaaaaaaatttaaaacttactCCCCCATTTAATTTCCTTTATCTCCCCCACTAACCAAATCATTACTCTCAATTAATAACTATAACACCTTTCCCATTTAGTATATCAATAATCCTATTATTAATCCGTAACATACGGTCTTACATAGTATTTTAATCTCATGTGTAACGTATGTAACATATCATATAACCTAACTATAATCCATAATAATCATAACCGTTACTTGTTTTTCATTTTCCTTTCACCTATTCCTCTTCCACTTTTTCTCCCTATATATATTCCTCAACCAACCTCTACTTACTCACCAAACACACCACACTtcactcttcttcttcctcctccttAACAAACCCTTcctctccccctctctctctctcctcagtTTCTCTCTCTAACCATGTCTACCCACATTGATAACCTCTGGATATTCGCTTTAGCTTCCAAATGCACACAAGAAAACATTGTTTACTCTCTTTTGATCATGGCTTTACTCTGGCTAACCATGAATTTCTTTTACTGGTCTCACCCTGGTGGTCCTGCTTGGGGCAAGTACTATTAttccaacaacaaaaacaaaaacaaccttAAATCCTCTCCTATGTTCATTCCTGGTCCTAACGGTTACCCTCTAATTGGAAGCATGAACCTTATGTCTTCTTCACTCGCTCACCACCGTCTCGCTTCCGCCGCAAAAACATGCAAAGCAACTAGACTCATGGCTTTCAGTCTCGGCGACACACGTGCCATAATCACGTGTATCCCTGATGTAGCCAAAGAGATTCTCCATAGCTCCGTTTTCGCTGATCGTCCTATCAAAGAATCAGCTTACTCTCTCATGTTCAATAGAGCCATAGGTTTCGCACCCTACGGTGTTTACTGGCGAACCCTTCGAAAAATCTCAACCAACCATCTTTTCTCACCCATGCAAATCAAATCATCTGGACCGCAACGCACTGAAATTGCGGCTCAGATGATTGATTTGTTCAGGAACCGCGGGTTTGGTCCGGTTCGTGATGTTTTGAAGAAAGCATCGCTTAATAGCATGATGTGCTCTGTTTTCGGACAGAGGTTTAAGATTGATGAAGTGAATGAGAGAATGATGGAACTCAGTGGGTTGGTTGAACAAGGTTATGATTTGTTGGGTTCTCTTAATTGGGGTGATCATCTTCcttttttgaaagattttgatgtTCAGAAAATCCGGTTCAATTGTTCTAATTTAGTACCCAAAGTGAACCGGTTCGTTGGTTCAATAATCTCCGACCACCGAGCCGACAAAAACCAAACCAACAAGGATTTCGTTCATGTTCTGCTCTCTCTTCAAGAACCAGATAAATTGTCTGACTCCGACATGATCGCTGTTCTCTGGGTAAgtttattaaaatttcaattaattattcttttaatattttaatatattaaaaaaatattttttttttattgtcttaaattaaatattacatttggAGACAAGAATAATTTGTAATTTGTTTTGTACAGGAAATGATATTTAGAGGGACCGACACGGTTGCGGTTTTGATAGAGTGGATATTAGCGAGGATGGTGCTTCATCCTGACGTGCAGAGGAAGGTACAGGCTGAGCTTGACGCGGTGGCGAGTGGAGGTGCATGTGGTGTTACGGAGGAGGACATGGCGGAGACGGTGTATTTGCAGGCGGTTATAAAGGAGGTTTTAAGGTTGCATCCACCAGGCCCACTACTATCGTGGGCCCGACTGGCCATCACCGATACGACAATTGATGGGTATCACGTGCCAGCGGGGACGACAGCTATGGTAAACATGTGGGCCATAGCTAGGGACCCGGAAGTATGGAGGGACCCACTTGAATTTAAGCCCGAGAGGTTTATGAATGGAGAAGGTGCTGAGTTTTCGGTTCTCGGGTCGGATCTAAGGTTGGCTCCGTTTGGGTCGGGTAGGAGAAGTTGCCCCGGGAAGAGTCTGGGTTTGGCAACTGTGACTTATTGGGTGGCTAAGCTTTTGCATGAGTTTGAATGGAAGccgttggatggattggatgaagTGAACGGTGTGGATTTAACGGAGGTGCTTAGGCTTTCTTGTGAAATGGCGAATCCTCTTGATGTGAAAATGGTCCCAAGGCGTTTAgttaagttaaattaaaaaaaaaagtgctttttttttaagtttaaggAGAAAAAAGAGAGGTGAAAAATGGGAAGGTTAAGCATGTGGAGGGGGCTTTGTGGCAGAAAAATGAATGAATGGGAGCCACTGGTGAATGTAGTGAAGTTTTAGTTAGATTGAATTTGGTCTTTCTCTTTAATTATAATGGGTCATTCAGGTTTTCTACTTTTTTGTCttttagtagtttttttttttttgtttttgtttgagatTGTCATGTTTCATTTCATGTCTAAGTTGTTATATTATTATGGTTGATTAATAGAAATATCTGTTGCCCATGTAAATATTGCTCTCTCATATTAATACAACTTCTAGTTCTATGTTTATCGCTATATAATGGTTATGTAATTATTTTTCATCTAactatgaaaataaatttaagtattatataaaaggAAATAAATATAATCTAAAGTAAAGTTATTCATTATTGTACTCTTTTTTACCTTATTTAgtttaaaatataaactaaatttaattgattaattaattaatacacGTTTAATTACTTTATAACTTATAGGAGTTGACAATTATATGTAAGATAAACCGCTGAAATCTAACTCCAAAGTCTATTTTTATAGATATCAATCTTTCTCTTCCTACACTCAATTAGATAGTagtagttttttttcttctggtgtacttaatttattcattaaaaattaattataaataatatttttctaatagtattttaaataataaattattattattattatccaatGAATTAACTAtcattaaatcattttaaataaaataaaaagtgtattaaaaacattaacattaaatagtttaaaaattatcaattttataataataaatggaGTGAGCatatataaaatagtaaaagtAAAGTATTATATTTGTATataacaaaataatattatttaatttataattttttattaaaagaattaaaaattaaaattaaaaatatataaatgtgtttagaaaagaaaaaatattgatAGAGAATATTCTTAGTACATTT includes these proteins:
- the LOC131616511 gene encoding cytochrome P450 78A3-like, whose protein sequence is MSTHIDNLWIFALASKCTQENIVYSLLIMALLWLTMNFFYWSHPGGPAWGKYYYSNNKNKNNLKSSPMFIPGPNGYPLIGSMNLMSSSLAHHRLASAAKTCKATRLMAFSLGDTRAIITCIPDVAKEILHSSVFADRPIKESAYSLMFNRAIGFAPYGVYWRTLRKISTNHLFSPMQIKSSGPQRTEIAAQMIDLFRNRGFGPVRDVLKKASLNSMMCSVFGQRFKIDEVNERMMELSGLVEQGYDLLGSLNWGDHLPFLKDFDVQKIRFNCSNLVPKVNRFVGSIISDHRADKNQTNKDFVHVLLSLQEPDKLSDSDMIAVLWEMIFRGTDTVAVLIEWILARMVLHPDVQRKVQAELDAVASGGACGVTEEDMAETVYLQAVIKEVLRLHPPGPLLSWARLAITDTTIDGYHVPAGTTAMVNMWAIARDPEVWRDPLEFKPERFMNGEGAEFSVLGSDLRLAPFGSGRRSCPGKSLGLATVTYWVAKLLHEFEWKPLDGLDEVNGVDLTEVLRLSCEMANPLDVKMVPRRLVKLN